One genomic window of Cryptococcus neoformans var. neoformans JEC21 chromosome 13 sequence includes the following:
- a CDS encoding expressed protein, with amino-acid sequence MLPRFWPVILTMKPRIPKEPYVRTPEQIALAERRRAERAAKKAAVAAGKVEPTEEEKLVTGNCKFLKRDWIDVSGKDKEEKGRSQGKRAKIITWNLLAQTLVRRELFPGSDCLRWADRKPMLLAEFAHHSSSDIICLQECDKLPDFLPALPQHAYIKGTGPGKLHGLVVLYRKDRFSLRQSKLIHLDFEEIHPRSSDLVIREDGAESLEEVRRRRGGSRQTKNVGLIVALECKDGEGVIIATTHLFWHPKFVYERVRQTLLLVRAIRRFQKANCCTTWPVVLAGDLNTQPSEATYQLLVSPHSPLPQRYLDEISQSRLVHDSLSKIPLTPPEIPSSASEPASTTGTGTTTPAIINKTEAEKDAENEDLDDKSIANTRPPRPSDGLPTALELVDLFKAEFPLIDGDSDQPEGAMSAYGSTQWKEGKGIDGFDDRKGFGDGEKGQGGDEPGWTCFTPLFRLTLDYLLVLPPLNSPPFLIAPPASSTSATSGAEIRKVMLPPKVSDLGEGLPRKGICASDHVAVGCEIEW; translated from the exons ATGCTTCCACGCTTCTGGCCAGTTATCCTGACAATGAAGCCGAGGATTCCCAAAGAGCCATACGTCCGGACACCTGAACAAATCGCCCTCGCCGAGAGACGCCGGGCCGAGCGAGCAGCCAAAAAGGCCGCCGTTGCGGCTGGTAAAGTGGAGCCGactgaggaggaaaagttGGTGACGGGAAATTGCAAGTTTCTCAAAAGAGACTGGATTGATGTCTCTGGTAAAGataaggaggagaagggaagatcacaagggaaaagggcCAAGATTATCACTTGGAAT TTGCTTGCTCAAACTCTTGTCC GACGAGAGCTTTTCCCTGGCTCTGACTGTCTTCGATGGGCGGACCGTAAGCCCATGCTTCTTGCTGAGTTTGCGCACCATTCCTCCAGTGACATCATCTGTCTCCAA GAATGTGACAAGCTTCCCGacttccttcctgcctTACCTCAACACGCGTATATCAAGGGTACAGGCCCAGGCAAACTTCATGGCCTTGTCGTTCTCTATCGCAAAGACCGGTTCTCCCTTCGCCAGAGCAAACTAATTCATTTAGACTTTGAAGAGATCCACCCTCGTTCGAGCGATTTGGTAAtaagagaagatggtgccGAGTCGTTGGAAGAAGTACGAAGACGTCGAGGAGGATCAAGACAGACGAAGAATGTGGGGTTGATAGTAGCGTTGGAATgcaaggatggtgaaggtgTCATTATCGCTACTACTCATTT ATTCTGGCATCCCAA GTTCGTATACGAACGAGTTCGTCAGACTCTTTTGCTTGTACGAGCCATTAGGCGCTTCCAAAAAGCCAATTGCTGTACCACATGGCCTGTTGTTCTCGCTGGAG ATCTCAATACTCAACCATCGGAAGCAACATACCAGTTGCTCGTCTCCCCACACTCCCCTCTTCCGCAACGATATCTCGACGAAATCTCCCAATCCCGTCTCGTTCACGACTCGCTCTCCAAAATCCCTCTCACACCTCCCGAaatcccttcctccgctTCCGAACCTGCCAGTACTACCGGTACTGGGACTACAACCCCCGCTATAATTAATAAGACGGAAGCGGAGAAAGATGCAGAGAATGAAGATCTCGATGATAAATCGATTGCCAACACACGTCCTCCCCGACCTTCGGATGGGTTACCCACAGCGTTAGAGCTCGTGGATCTCTTCAAAGCCGAATTCCCTCTTATAGATGGAGATAGCGACCAACCTGAGGGTGCTATGAGCGCTTATGGATCAACgcaatggaaggaaggaaaggggaTTGATGGATTTGATGATAGAAAAggttttggagatggagagaagggacAAGGAGGGGATGAACCTGGGTGGACCTGTTTTACGCCACTTTTCCGTCTTACTTTAG ATTATCTCCTTGTCTTACCGCCTCTTAATTCTCCCCCTTTCCTCATTGCCCCACCCGCCTCTTCTACGTCCGCCACTTCTGGCGCCGAGATCCGAAAGGTCATGCTGCCTCCCAAAGTCTCAGACCTTGGTGAGGGATTACCGCGAAAAGGGATTTGCGCGAGCGATCATGTAGCGGTGGGATGTGAGATTGAGTGGTAA
- a CDS encoding expressed protein yields MPMPDEHIHPTATGLAKKVVDAHQDPQDLVFWSGWFCPFNQRIWIALEERKIPYQYHEVNPYKKEEAFLKLNPLGLVPTVEIKTAEGSKSLYESDVLVEFLEDLYPPSEEHPSIFPSDPYEKSWVRLNIQHVSKKIIPNYFKLQQSQTESDQVAARKELISALRTYAKRIKGPYFAGEQWTAVDGTLAPFIRRLYILEKHRNFDEKAVGDGWWEYRERLMTRDSLKNTCSEDQYYEEILGRYLKNEAQSEVAKATRAGQSLP; encoded by the exons ATGCCTATGCCCGACGAACATATCCATCCCACTGCCACAGGCCTTGCCAAGAAGGTCGTGGACGCTCATCAAGATCCCCAAGATTTGGTATTCTGGAGCGGATGG TTCTGCCCCTTTAATCAG CGTATCTGGATCGCCCTTGAGGAACGAAAAATACCTTACCAATACCATGAAGTAAAC CCAtacaagaaggaagaggcatTCCTCAAGCTTAATCCTCTAGGGCTTGTGCCGACAGTCGAGATCAAGACTGCCGAAGGTAGCAAATCGCTTTACGAGAGTGATGTCCTGGTCGAGTTCTTGGAGGATCTTTATCCTCCTAGCGAGGAGCATCC GTCCATTTTCCCTTCTGATCCATACGAAAAGTCTTGGGTTAGACTCAACATCCAACATGTCTCCAAA AAAATCATCCCCAATTACTTTAAACTCCAACAGTCCCAAACCGAATCAGACCAAGTTGCTGCCCGCAAAGAACTCATCTCCGCTCTTCGCACATACGCCAAACGCATCAAGGGTCCTTATTTTGCAGGCGAACAATGGACAGCCGTCGACGGGACATTGGCGCCGTTTATAAGGAGGTTGTATATTCTTGAAAAACATAGGAATTTTGATGAGAAGGCGGTTGGGGACGGGTGGTGGGAGTATAGAGAGAGATTGATGA CTCGCGATTCGCTTAAGAATACTTGTTCAGAGGATCAGTATTACGAGGAAATCTTGGGAAG ATACCTCAAAAATGAAGCTCAATCAGAAGTCGCTAAAGCTACTCGTGCTGGCCAGAGTCTTCCCTAA